The DNA window atatatttgttcTCTCGTATCTCGCTTGTTTTTTTCGTGCAACAAttattcttatatatatatttgtgttgatcttgatatgattccttgaaaataaaaaaaaagtacttttgaaataaattcttttaaatatttaagatcGAATCTAAAGATTAAGAAACTCAATATTATAGAATGATGAAACTCTTATACAAAATTTCATTTGGTTCTTCATCCTCCATCTCATTATAACATAATAACTATTTATCGTATTTGTGAAACAAATTATTACTGTAGTGTACTTGAATAGAATATACTTCACGAGTATTTCGTTTCGTCATATTAAATCATCATACATTAACTCATTTTTTCTTTTATCAGATATAAGTTAATAGTTAGTTAGTTAGCTTGTAAAATGACAGTTAGAAGATAGTTAGCAGATTAGATATATACGCATTCCCTGTAAAGACGGTAGATAGAAAAATTCATTCTTCTCATTGAGCGATAATGAATTGAAATGCTCTCCACATCTCCACGTAATATCTTTGACAAAGTACATTTGTACATCATCGTTTCTTTTAGATTTAATAAAGTTTGAATGAAATAATGTTGTTGAATTCAAGAGAAAGCCCCTCAAATCCAAAAAGAGAAAATGGTCGGCTAGCTTTACCCATTGGTCATGCCATCCCATAAATATAACGTCGTCTTCGAAAGAGTTAAAAAATATAAAGACCCCAACCTAAATTTTTGAATCTTCTAACCTTCGACCTCAAGCATCTCTCCTCCCTAATGGATAAAGGGTTAAATTTTCTCCCTCTTGTTATTAATTTTGAGTTACAAAACTAATGTGACATTAACGTTCGATGCATCTTTGATCTATCAACTTTGACAATATTGTTGTATCGAACTATTTCAATACTTAAAACTAAATATCATACTAGTAACACAATCAAGACAAACCCTCgcttatatataatttttcttaCATTTATGTAACAAGATTGTAAAAATACATAACGTATTCATCCATTGTAAGTCTCTCCTTgtgtgcatatatatatataaccccGCCGCAAGAACCACCGAGACATGACGGCCAAGGAGTGTGGGCGCATCCACCACCACCGCAAAAAACTCTGTCGCCGCCTTCTTGCCTCCTTACTCGGCTTCTCAGTCCTCGCGCTCTTCCTCATTCTCCTCGTATATCTCATCCTCCGTCCGACCAAACCCCATTTCATCCTCCAAGATGCCACCGTCTATGCCTTCAACCTCTCCCCCGCAAACCTACTCACCACCAGCCTCCAAGTGACATTCTCCTCCCGTAACCCTAATGAAAGAATTGGCATTTACTATGATAAAATTGAAGTGTACGCTTCGTATCACAGCCAGCAGATAACTCCTCCGACGCTGCTTCCGTCCTCGTATCAGGGACACGAGGATACCACCGTTTGGTCACCGAATCTGAACGGAAACTCCGTTCCTGTGGCTCCGTATCTTGCTGCTGCCCTTAAACAGGATCGGTTAACCGGAACTGAGCTGATTAACGTGAGAGTCGAGGGAAGAATTAGATGGAAAGTGGGTACTTTTATTTCTGGGAAGTATCATCTGCATGTGAATTGCCCGGCGTACGTGAATTTTGATTCCAACAGTAACAGCGTTGTTGTGGGGCCGCCGATCAATTATCAATTGCTGAAGAACTGCCACGTTGATGTTTGAGCTTCGTCTGCTTCATCaatggtttttttttatttccatCGTAATTTGTTTATAAATTTGGTCgccttgttattttttttttacaattttttaatgaaaattaaCTTCCATTAAATGAGGTAAAAAAAATAGTATTGGTACAATTACACTGGGCATATCCAGGACTAATACGAAAACTTAGATACAATCACCGTACCACACTACAAACATGAAGCAAGCTAGAAAATACACAATGATATCATCCTATTACATTACATCTAGCATCATAACAGCACAAGGAAGTGATCTCAGGCAAATGATTTGGATCTTCTTCACAACAGCGTCCATATCTATTTTCTCAGTTTCGAACATCACCCTATTTCTTGTGTTCCAGATAGCGTGAACCGTGGCAGCTAGTGCAGCACACCTGAGCTTGTTAATAGTCGACTTACCTCGGTAGACAGTTCTAAATGCTTTCAAAACAGACGAAGAATTCGCCATTATCTTTTTCATGTCAAGCCATCCTCGAATTTTGACCCAAACAAGCTTAGAGAATTCGCAATTAAAGAATAAGTGCTCAAATGTTTCTGTTTTCACTTTACACAACACACATGATTTGTCAGACACATAACACTGTCTATCACGAGTCAGAAATTTTTGATGAGCAAATAACCAAAGGGCAAACCTGTGCTTGGGGATTACGAAAGATTTAGAGATGAGAGGTTTCCATGGCCAACGTCCCACCGATTGAGCGAAGAACCTGTAAGCACGGCTCAAACCTTCTACCCCCCGGAACCATCCATCTAAGCAACTGGATGCTTTCTCATTAGACCCATTCTCCATAATCAATATATCTCTAATCCCAAGTATTTGCTTAATCAAAGGAGAGTCATCTCTAGCCGCGTTCCAATTCCATATATCACCGAATCCACTGTGCAAATGTGCTACCCATTTAATCCAGAGGCTATCCTTCTTCGCATCAATGTTCCATAGTGTCTTACAAATTAAGGCTTTATTCCAAGCCTTCAAGTTTTTCAATCCCAAGCCACCATCTTCTATCGGTCGACAAACCTGATGCCATGCAATTGGTGGGTGCTTCGTGGGCCATACAAATTTTCTGCACAGGGAGTTAATCATATTAATAATGTTGTTCGGGATTGTTAGAATAGATAACCAAAAACATTCCACACCCTGAATCACCGAACGAAGTAACTCCAATTTCCCTGCATACGACAGAGATTTACTAGGCCATGATTTAATTTTATTGTCAATAGCCTCGATGAGTAGGCTATAGTCTGAGGTACGAAGCTTTCTAGATGCAAGTGGGATGCCAAGATACCTGAATGGTAGTTCACCACAACACATACCTGTGAGCTGAAGGATACGATGTTGTGTGTCTGAGTCAATACCAGCCATGAAGATATTGGATTTAAGCAAATTTACTCTGAGCCCCGCCATATCACCAAAATCATTCAAACATTTCATAACCATTGATACACTTTGTACATCACCACGAGAAAATAGTAGAACATCATCGGCATAAGCCAAATGAGTAATATGTAAGTTCTTACACTTTGGGTGGAAGCCAAACCTTTGAGATCTTGACATGCATTTAAGTGACCTGGACAACACTTCAAGGCACAATGTGAACCAAAAAGGAGATAGAGGATCACCTTGACGAAGCCCCCTCTTACCTTCGAAATGTCCAAATTATCCACCATTAATTGAAATTGAGTATGAAGCTGTAGACACACATTCCATAATCCAACAAATAAACTTCTTGGGGAAATTCAAGTATAAGAGTACCTCATAGAGGAAGTCCCAATCGAGAGTGTCGTAAGCTTTTTGAATATCAATCTTCAAGGTACATCGCGGAGCTCCTCGCTTACGAGAATATTTCCTCAGAAGTTCATGCGCAAGATGAATATTATCAACAATGGAACGTCCCTTAATGAAAGCCGCTTGTGCATCATCAACAAGGCTGCCAATAACTTGCCTCAATCTCTCAACCAAAATTTTAGAGATAATCTTGTAAAACACTGTGCAACAAGATATCGGTCTATAGTCATTCACATTCTCTGCCCCAGGAGATTTAGGTACCACTGCAATGATAGCATGGTTCCACAGTCTAAGAAGCTTACCACTGTCAAAGAATTTATTCACTGCATCGAAGACATCATTACCAATAATATGCCAAGCTGATTTGAAGAAATGAGATCCATAACCATCGGGCCCAGGAGATTTATCATTCTCAATATCAAATAATGCAGTCTGAACTTCCTCCTTGCTAACAGGCGCCGTCAAAATATGCCAATTATCAACTGAAACGCATGGCCCATTGGTAACAAGCTCACGGCTAATCTGAACTCTGTGTACCTTAGTTCCCAGAATACCTCTATAATGATCAATGAATTGCTGCGCAATAGTAGGAACATCTGTTGAAATGCTATCATCTTGTAACCGAATGGCTGAGACTGATTTCTTTCTAGTGGCACGCTTAATGAGATCATGAAAATACTTGGTACATCTGTCTCCTTGTCTGATGTAATCACATTTTGTTTTTTGTGCAATGAAAGATCTTTCGGCCTCCATCAGTAATTCAGCTGTtttcctcaaa is part of the Primulina eburnea isolate SZY01 chromosome 1, ASM2296580v1, whole genome shotgun sequence genome and encodes:
- the LOC140813052 gene encoding NDR1/HIN1-like protein 1; amino-acid sequence: MTAKECGRIHHHRKKLCRRLLASLLGFSVLALFLILLVYLILRPTKPHFILQDATVYAFNLSPANLLTTSLQVTFSSRNPNERIGIYYDKIEVYASYHSQQITPPTLLPSSYQGHEDTTVWSPNLNGNSVPVAPYLAAALKQDRLTGTELINVRVEGRIRWKVGTFISGKYHLHVNCPAYVNFDSNSNSVVVGPPINYQLLKNCHVDV